TGTCACCGGTCTCTAGCTAAGCGAACATTGGAAGGGGATCGGTCAACGGACTGAACTGAGTGAGATACAGTAAATACATTAAGCTCCGGTTCTTCTTTCCGACCTGATGAACGTGCTTAATTAGACCTTGATCAGGCCTTCTAATTTCCACCAGTTTGGTAGAATCACACACCAGCTCTGCGGATAATGAGCTCCGCTGGGGCCCACCGTCCCCCCGAGCTAGTATATAACACCGAAAGTGGTGGTGCAATCGAGTGCGGTAAAGCTAGCCATGCTGTAGTGGGGGGTATCGCTCCGTTCTACAGTGCCACCATTGCTGCACGCAGAGGAGTGGGCATACACAGGGAGCGAGGAGGAGTGGATGATGAATAGAGAAGGTCACATGGAGATcatcaaggaggaggaggcagccGTGGAGGCGATGGACCTGTCGGCGGTGGTGCCGTCTCGGTTCAGGAGGATCTGCGTCTTCTGCGGGAGCAGCCAGGGCAAGAAGAAGAGCTACCAggacgccgccgtcgagctcggCGAGGAGCTGGTGCGTCTTCTTTGTCTCTCCTCGCAATCTCGCTCGCTAGACGACAGTTGCATATCTTCTTTCAGCTAGCTTTCAGCACCCATGCGTCTCTGTCAATGCTGAAATGGCTGTTTAATTTCTGTGATCAACGGTAACATGATGGTTCCTAGGCCGCGAAGTTTTTCTTCAGCACGACTACGACCGTACGACGTGACCATAGACATTTCACATTTACCGTGTTTTCGTTCTAGTTCAATTGCCATGGTTGTGGTAGCAACTCTATGCTGTGCTTCAGACATTGAGCGCTTGTTTAAaagaagcatacaagcaagcataTGCATTAACCGCATATTTAGGTCGAGCCGTAGAGCTGAACTCCAGCAGCCTTTCCAGGAATGCATATATACATCCTATCAAGATACCTCGCTAGTTACTGCAGATATATGCACTGAAATCCTGCTtaacttttttttttatttttcttataTCAGGGGCAAcgagtttgaatttgaattttgcAGGTTTACACATGACTTCAATTTTCGTGTATGTAGTACAATAAATGAAGTTCTTTTTATATATTTGAAGCACTATACTGTATGTGTGCTTTTTACAAATAGGGCCCCATGCTCCTGGCACCATATCCTCATTCTTATAATATTGATATGCTCCACTAGCTAATAGTTCTTTGCCATGCATTTGTTGAATTTATTTTCTGTTCCATTGAAAAATTAAGTTCAACTGAATTTTGAGCAATTTTTTGTGCTTCTCACATCCTCAGTTTCAGTTATCTCCATCTCATGACATTTCATAGttgcaaacaaaataaaatatgtatGCTAGATTATCACTGCACTCTagctagtatatatatataaactagAAGTGCCCATCAAGTTAACTAGTTCCATCAGAATTGTTTATCACTAGAGTTGCCATTGTAGGTCTCAAGGAACATTGATCTGGTCTACGGCGGGGGAAGTGTCGGGCTAATGGGCCTGGTCTCTCGAGCAGTCTACAACGGAGGGAGGCACGTCATCGGGTACGTAAACAGCAATGATGCCATGATGGCCATTCTCAGTCTTCAGCACTAGCACACATGCATGAAAAGAATAGCCAGAAACTTTTGTAAAACCATGACAAAAAGAGTTGGATTGGTCGCATCCTCAGGTGCTAAATGCTATAGAATTTGTCATCTCATTGTCGATCCCTTACATTTATGTGCAGGGTGATTCCCAAGACCCTCATGCCGAGAGAGGTACGATGACCACGCTCTCGCGCCTCCCtaacactgtcattgtttaatCACCTTGCAAGCAATGATTCCCATGAATTCGACAAAGCATGGTAGATCAGATTATCTGAAATTTTATATAGCTGTCATTAATTAATTAGGTAAGTATACATGTACTATATACTATGTACTGAATGAAGAACTGTTTTTACTTGTAGTGAGGTATATTTAGTGACAAATGAAGATGCACTCATGCACCTACACGTTTAGATGTATCTTTTCTTGAAAGTGGAAACAAGGATGCAATCTTATCTGCTCTCGTCTGAAAGATCACATGGAATGTTCAGTGAAAATCTGGTTTTCCTTTCTCTCATAGATGAGATCTTGGCATCTTGCCGATCCTGACCGCTGCTTCCAGTGCCTGCCCCTTTGTTCTTAAGGCTTTTATCCTTTACGCAGATAatgactttattaacaaaagaaACGTCCCTCGCATTTTCTTTTTGTCCCCCACGACAACACCATCATTACTTCTCCTGAACCGTGCCGCCCTGCTGGCctgaataaaaataaaatactGTCACTCACAGCCACCCATTCTGGTTAGGGCTGAGTGTTGATTACAGGCAGGCATGCATGTTTGCTTGTGTGTGCAGATAACAGGCGAGACCGTTGGGGAGGTGAAGGCCGTTGCAGATATGCATCAGAGGAAGGCTGAGATGGCCAGGCAATCCGATGCCTTCATAGCACTCCCCGGTACAGTAACTTTTTTTAACTGTCATCAAGCTAACCTAGCCGGCCGACAGGTAGATGTAGTTCACTTTTTACTATCGCTTTCTCTCCTTGGTCATGTCACATACGTACTCGATCCATGCCTAGTGGAAGCGTGAGTCGAAAGTTGTAAAGCAGGATGCATGAGTTAGTCTGACTTTAAATTGACCACCCAAATTGCCCTGTCTGGGTTGGTTGGTGCAGATCCTTTTGTGCGCGTGGGTTTCACTTTATGGAAATTCAGATTCCTTTCTGGTCTAATTATTGGGTCAATGGAAGCATATTTCTTTGGGTAGTGATAAAAATACTTATCCTACCAAACTGTTGATGTGGCCAGTAATATGTTGGTTGCTTCAGTTATCCAAGCAGTGGTCAATATGTGCTGAGAAACACTAATCAGCATCCATAGTTCTGACAGAAAAACTTGACTGTTCCTTCGGTTATGCAGGGGGCTATGGAACGCTTGAAGAGCTGCTGGAAGTGATCGCATGGGCGCAGCTTGGCATTCATGACAAGCCGGTACGCGCTAATCGGCTACAGCTCTTCAGTGCCCGCACCTCATGCACTAAAGGTTCATGTACTACCAGAGTCACAAACGTATTTACAGTTTTATTTGGGGATCGATCTTACAGGTTGGGTTGCTAAATGTGGACGGGTACTACAACTCTCTGCTATCCTTCATCGATAAAGCTGTGGAGGAAGAGTTCATCAGTCCGACCGCTCGCCACATCATCGTCTTGGCTCCGACACCAAAAGAACTGCTCGACAAGTTAGAGGTGACGTACCTGACAGAAATACTGCTTCATGTTTAAGTCATTATTTGACCGCATCTTTTTACCCAAAAAAATTAACTTCCCCCCCTGAACGAGAAAGAACATTT
The sequence above is drawn from the Panicum hallii strain FIL2 chromosome 7, PHallii_v3.1, whole genome shotgun sequence genome and encodes:
- the LOC112900171 gene encoding probable cytokinin riboside 5'-monophosphate phosphoribohydrolase LOGL6; amino-acid sequence: MMNREGHMEIIKEEEAAVEAMDLSAVVPSRFRRICVFCGSSQGKKKSYQDAAVELGEELVSRNIDLVYGGGSVGLMGLVSRAVYNGGRHVIGVIPKTLMPREITGETVGEVKAVADMHQRKAEMARQSDAFIALPGGYGTLEELLEVIAWAQLGIHDKPVGLLNVDGYYNSLLSFIDKAVEEEFISPTARHIIVLAPTPKELLDKLEEYSPRHEKVVPRMQWEMEQLSHCKSCEIPGLKEGKPIIQAQRGTTL